In Curtobacterium sp. MCPF17_002, one genomic interval encodes:
- a CDS encoding sugar phosphate isomerase/epimerase family protein — MSSISRDLVATCWTTAGTAQPDGPSERSSFSARERISAAAGAGFVGLGFVVDDLEVVRDTIGLDALRTHADRVGIRHLEVELVKDWWRDPQAAPWRGRWDLLREAARAFDAPMVKIAPPPAPTVASIEPYVEPFRRLADEAAAIGTRLALEPLPFAGISSLPQGSELVRAVDHPHAGLVVDSWHVFRAGTSLDELRRTLDPSTVVGVEVNDADALPQADRTLFEDTRDNRRYPGEGAQDVVGFLRTMAEIGWSGPWGVEMLSIEHRAKSLADALDAARDTTLRCIRLAEAGLQPV; from the coding sequence ATGAGCTCGATCAGCCGGGACCTCGTCGCCACGTGCTGGACGACGGCGGGAACGGCGCAACCCGACGGGCCGTCCGAGCGGAGCTCGTTCTCGGCGCGTGAGCGGATCAGTGCCGCTGCCGGCGCGGGCTTCGTCGGCCTCGGGTTCGTCGTCGACGACCTCGAGGTGGTGCGCGACACCATCGGTCTCGACGCGCTCCGCACCCACGCGGACCGCGTGGGCATCCGCCACCTCGAGGTCGAGCTGGTCAAGGACTGGTGGCGCGATCCGCAGGCTGCTCCGTGGCGTGGCCGTTGGGACCTGCTCCGCGAGGCCGCCCGGGCGTTCGATGCCCCGATGGTGAAGATCGCGCCGCCACCGGCACCGACGGTCGCATCGATCGAACCCTACGTCGAGCCGTTCCGTCGGCTCGCCGACGAGGCCGCGGCGATCGGCACGCGACTCGCGCTCGAGCCGCTGCCGTTCGCGGGGATCTCCTCGTTGCCGCAGGGGTCGGAACTCGTCCGTGCGGTCGATCACCCGCATGCCGGCCTGGTCGTCGACTCCTGGCACGTCTTCCGCGCCGGGACCTCGCTCGACGAGCTCCGCCGCACGCTCGACCCGTCGACCGTGGTCGGGGTCGAGGTGAACGACGCCGACGCGCTGCCGCAGGCCGACCGGACCCTCTTCGAGGACACGCGGGACAACCGGCGCTACCCCGGCGAGGGGGCGCAGGACGTCGTCGGGTTCCTCCGCACCATGGCGGAGATCGGCTGGTCGGGGCCGTGGGGCGTGGAGATGCTGTCGATCGAGCACCGCGCCAAGTCGCTCGCCGATGCCCTGGACGCAGCACGCGACACGACGCTCCGGTGCATCCGACTCGCCGAGGCGGGCCTCCAACCGGTTTGA
- the iolB gene encoding 5-deoxy-glucuronate isomerase: protein MVDPQVLKHGAWDVITPEIAGWQFVTFQVKTFGDGETVELPADGNERAFVNLHGDLVLTVGGAEHRIGGRDTVFDGLGHTLYVPRDTAVTITATPGAELAIATAPATEQHEVVLVTPDDVGSATRGGGNATRQVSTPMSPDFPADRLHIVEVWTPGGNWSSFPPHKHEHDVDGESQLEEVYYYRLRDPENGWALQRVYSPERDFDLDVPVRDGDICLIPWGYHTTVAAHDQDLYYLNVLAGPASKRTLQAAEDPALAPARAKWDDLGADPRVPFVPVRP, encoded by the coding sequence ATGGTCGACCCGCAGGTGCTCAAGCACGGCGCATGGGACGTCATCACCCCGGAGATCGCCGGGTGGCAGTTCGTCACCTTCCAGGTGAAGACCTTCGGCGACGGCGAGACGGTCGAGCTGCCGGCCGACGGCAACGAGCGGGCGTTCGTGAACCTGCACGGTGACCTCGTCCTGACCGTCGGTGGCGCCGAGCACCGGATCGGTGGCCGGGACACCGTCTTCGACGGGCTCGGGCACACGCTGTACGTCCCGCGCGACACCGCGGTGACGATCACCGCGACACCGGGTGCCGAGCTCGCCATCGCGACGGCACCGGCGACGGAGCAGCACGAGGTCGTCCTCGTCACGCCCGACGACGTCGGGTCCGCGACGCGCGGTGGCGGGAACGCGACGCGGCAGGTCTCGACGCCGATGTCGCCCGACTTCCCCGCCGACCGCCTCCACATCGTCGAGGTGTGGACGCCCGGCGGGAACTGGTCCAGCTTCCCGCCGCACAAGCACGAGCACGACGTCGACGGCGAGTCGCAGCTCGAAGAGGTCTACTACTACCGCCTCCGCGATCCGGAGAACGGGTGGGCGCTGCAGCGGGTGTACAGCCCCGAGCGCGACTTCGACCTCGACGTCCCGGTCCGTGACGGCGACATCTGCCTGATCCCGTGGGGGTACCACACCACCGTCGCGGCCCACGACCAGGACCTCTACTACCTCAACGTCCTCGCCGGGCCCGCGTCGAAGCGCACCCTGCAGGCAGCCGAGGACCCGGCGCTCGCACCCGCTCGTGCCAAGTGGGACGACCTCGGCGCCGACCCTCGAGTCCCGTTCGTCCCCGTCCGCCCCTGA
- the iolD gene encoding 3D-(3,5/4)-trihydroxycyclohexane-1,2-dione acylhydrolase (decyclizing), whose amino-acid sequence MAQHPQPTRRLTVGQAIVEFMQAQHVERDGTTVPFFGGAFGIFGHGNVAGLGQALLQYQDEFPYYQGRNEQGMVHIATGYAKMRNRLGALAVSTSIGPGATNMVTGAGTATVNHIPVLLFPSDAFATRSTGAVLQQQEHPYATDVTANDSFRAVSRYFDRVSRPEQLASALLEAMRVLTSPADTGAVTIAVPQDVQAEAFDFPEALFSDRTWHIARNRPDRAAIQRAAELIRSARTAVVIAGGGVVYSDATDELVRFAEATGIGVGVTQAGKAGMPWEHPLALGALGSSGSAYANAIANDADVVIGIGTRYTDFTTASNTMFKNPDVAFVNINVAEIDAFKESGVPLVGDARETLAELRAALDGFALPDDVVASNERAAADWRAEVDRIIEVQDSPTLSQAEMLGLLNASAEADDVVVNAAGSMPGDLHRLWRPGSPKGYDIEYGNSCMGYEIAGGVGAQLAAPERRVHVLVGDGSYLMMSQEIMTAVQEHLRMTIVIVDNFGYGSIAALSETLGSQTFGTRFNERGEALRHDGRRLEVDFVANAASYGAEVFSADTAGTFRSALDQARAYDGTSVVYVRVDAQGRFGGSGAWWDVPVAEVSTLDSTKDARAAYDEHKQEQRLYLAQSAPRVRELEHS is encoded by the coding sequence ATGGCGCAACACCCTCAGCCGACCCGCCGCCTCACGGTGGGCCAGGCGATCGTCGAGTTCATGCAGGCCCAGCACGTCGAGCGCGACGGGACCACGGTCCCGTTCTTCGGCGGCGCGTTCGGCATCTTCGGCCACGGCAACGTCGCCGGCCTCGGTCAGGCCCTGCTGCAGTACCAGGACGAGTTCCCGTACTACCAGGGCCGCAACGAGCAGGGCATGGTCCACATCGCCACCGGGTACGCGAAGATGCGGAACCGTCTCGGGGCGCTCGCCGTCTCGACGTCGATCGGCCCGGGGGCGACCAACATGGTGACCGGCGCCGGGACGGCCACGGTCAACCACATCCCGGTCCTGCTCTTCCCGTCGGACGCCTTCGCCACCCGGTCCACCGGTGCGGTCCTGCAGCAGCAGGAGCACCCGTACGCCACGGACGTCACCGCGAACGACTCGTTCCGTGCGGTCTCGCGGTACTTCGACCGGGTCAGTCGTCCGGAACAGCTCGCCTCGGCACTCCTCGAGGCGATGCGCGTCCTCACGAGCCCGGCCGACACCGGAGCCGTGACCATCGCCGTCCCGCAGGACGTGCAGGCCGAGGCCTTCGACTTCCCCGAGGCGCTGTTCTCGGACCGGACCTGGCACATCGCTCGCAACCGGCCCGACCGTGCGGCCATCCAGCGCGCCGCCGAGCTCATCCGCTCCGCGCGCACCGCGGTGGTCATCGCGGGCGGTGGCGTCGTCTACTCCGACGCGACGGACGAGCTCGTCCGCTTCGCCGAGGCCACGGGCATCGGCGTCGGCGTGACGCAGGCGGGCAAGGCGGGCATGCCCTGGGAACACCCGCTCGCACTCGGTGCACTCGGGTCGTCCGGCTCCGCGTACGCCAACGCCATCGCGAACGACGCCGACGTGGTCATCGGCATCGGCACCCGCTACACCGACTTCACGACGGCGTCGAACACCATGTTCAAGAACCCGGACGTCGCGTTCGTGAACATCAACGTCGCGGAGATCGACGCCTTCAAGGAGTCCGGGGTCCCGCTCGTCGGCGATGCCCGCGAGACACTCGCCGAGCTCCGCGCTGCCCTCGACGGGTTCGCGCTGCCGGATGACGTCGTCGCGTCGAACGAGCGTGCCGCCGCCGACTGGCGCGCCGAGGTCGACCGCATCATCGAGGTGCAGGACAGCCCGACGCTGTCCCAGGCCGAGATGCTCGGACTCCTCAACGCCTCTGCCGAGGCCGACGACGTCGTCGTCAACGCCGCCGGCTCGATGCCGGGAGACCTCCACCGCCTGTGGCGTCCCGGCAGCCCGAAGGGCTACGACATCGAGTACGGCAACTCGTGCATGGGCTACGAGATCGCGGGCGGGGTCGGGGCGCAGCTCGCTGCGCCGGAGCGGCGCGTCCACGTGCTCGTCGGTGACGGGTCGTACCTGATGATGTCGCAGGAGATCATGACGGCGGTGCAGGAGCACCTCCGCATGACGATCGTGATCGTGGACAACTTCGGGTACGGGTCGATCGCGGCGCTGTCCGAGACGCTGGGCTCGCAGACCTTCGGGACGCGGTTCAACGAGCGCGGCGAGGCGCTCCGTCACGACGGCCGCCGCCTCGAGGTCGACTTCGTCGCGAACGCGGCGAGCTACGGCGCCGAGGTGTTCTCCGCGGACACCGCCGGCACGTTCCGGTCGGCCCTGGACCAGGCCCGCGCGTACGACGGCACGAGCGTCGTCTACGTGCGGGTGGACGCGCAGGGGCGCTTCGGTGGCTCCGGCGCCTGGTGGGACGTGCCGGTCGCCGAGGTCTCGACCCTCGACAGCACGAAGGACGCCCGCGCCGCCTACGACGAGCACAAGCAGGAGCAGCGTCTCTACCTGGCGCAGTCCGCGCCCCGCGTCCGAGAACTGGAGCACTCATGA
- a CDS encoding NAD-dependent succinate-semialdehyde dehydrogenase, protein MTDVTDVRDAATDRAGLTDGVPTGLLIGGVERAASNGATFDVHDPVDGSVLATVASGTRNDAQAAVDAAADAATGWASTPPRKRSEILSRAYDLMVERADWFARLITAENGKVVADARGEVLYAAEFLRWYAEEAVRIPGTLQTAPGGANKILVEHRPIGIAVLVTPWNFPAAMATRKIGPALAAGCTAVLKPASDTPLTALAIGKLFEEAGLPAGVLNVLPSRSSGTVVEQMVRDPRVRKLSFTGSTEVGVTLMKLAAESVVNTSMELGGNAPFVVFDDADLDTAIAGAMIAKMRNGGEACTAANRFYVQEGIAAEFSRRLAEAMGALRTGDGLDPDVQLGPMVNERARDDIAALVDGARAEGATVLTGGATPDRPGWFYPATVLGDVPEHARILREEIFGPVAPIVTFRTDDDAVRLANGTPYGLVSYVYTRDIGRGLRISERIDSGMVGLNRGLVSDPAAPFGGMKESGIGREGGAEGLLEYMESQYIAVTW, encoded by the coding sequence ATGACCGACGTGACCGACGTCCGCGACGCGGCGACCGACCGGGCGGGCCTCACCGACGGGGTCCCCACGGGCCTCCTGATCGGCGGGGTGGAACGTGCGGCGTCCAACGGCGCGACCTTCGACGTCCACGACCCCGTCGACGGCAGCGTCCTCGCGACCGTCGCGAGCGGAACGCGCAACGACGCACAGGCGGCGGTGGACGCAGCCGCGGACGCCGCCACCGGATGGGCGTCGACCCCGCCCCGCAAGCGGTCGGAGATCCTGTCGCGTGCGTACGACCTGATGGTCGAGCGCGCCGACTGGTTCGCCCGGCTCATCACGGCGGAGAACGGCAAGGTCGTCGCCGACGCTCGCGGCGAGGTGCTCTACGCCGCCGAGTTCCTCCGCTGGTACGCCGAGGAGGCGGTCCGGATCCCCGGGACGCTGCAGACGGCGCCGGGCGGTGCGAACAAGATCCTGGTCGAGCACCGGCCGATCGGCATCGCCGTCCTCGTCACCCCGTGGAACTTCCCCGCGGCGATGGCGACCCGGAAGATCGGACCGGCGCTCGCCGCGGGGTGCACCGCGGTCCTCAAGCCCGCGAGCGACACTCCGCTCACCGCCCTCGCAATCGGGAAGCTGTTCGAGGAGGCGGGTCTGCCCGCCGGCGTCCTCAACGTGTTGCCGAGCCGTTCCTCCGGCACCGTCGTCGAGCAGATGGTGCGGGACCCGCGTGTGCGGAAGCTCTCGTTCACCGGATCGACCGAGGTGGGTGTGACGCTCATGAAGCTCGCCGCGGAGTCCGTCGTGAACACGTCCATGGAGCTCGGCGGCAACGCCCCGTTCGTGGTCTTCGACGACGCCGACCTCGACACCGCCATCGCCGGCGCGATGATCGCCAAGATGCGGAACGGAGGCGAGGCGTGCACCGCCGCGAACCGCTTCTACGTGCAGGAGGGCATCGCGGCGGAGTTCTCGCGCCGCCTCGCCGAGGCGATGGGGGCGCTCCGGACCGGTGACGGGCTCGACCCGGACGTCCAGCTCGGCCCGATGGTCAACGAGCGGGCCCGGGACGACATCGCGGCGCTCGTCGACGGCGCGAGGGCTGAGGGTGCCACGGTCCTGACCGGGGGTGCGACGCCGGACCGTCCGGGGTGGTTCTACCCGGCGACGGTGCTCGGTGACGTCCCGGAGCACGCCCGGATCCTCCGGGAGGAGATCTTCGGTCCGGTGGCGCCGATCGTGACGTTCCGGACGGACGACGACGCCGTCCGTCTTGCGAACGGCACCCCGTACGGGCTCGTGTCGTACGTCTACACGCGGGACATCGGACGAGGGCTCCGGATCAGCGAGCGGATCGATTCGGGCATGGTCGGGCTCAACCGCGGGCTCGTGTCCGACCCGGCGGCACCGTTCGGCGGCATGAAGGAGTCCGGGATCGGCCGTGAAGGCGGTGCCGAGGGACTCCTCGAGTACATGGAGTCGCAGTACATCGCGGTGACCTGGTAG
- a CDS encoding IclR family transcriptional regulator, translated as MADRKPMRVLANSMAVVEALAERGDLSPAELAEATGLPRPSVYRFIDGLKAVGMATTTDENRARLSVKWLHLADAARDAMTEWSSARRVLDDLAERTEQTAFLTVPRGDEAVCIDWAPGRGIGVLTLAPGRSLPLYAGGAGRLVLAFARDVDDYLANGPDRRPLTTETIVEADALRADVERTREQGHTLSLDDATIGIGALAFPVLGTDGTLLGCLSVAGRSVDIRERRREFTDAARAAVAELTSGATSELATPLT; from the coding sequence GTGGCTGACCGCAAGCCGATGCGGGTGCTCGCGAACTCGATGGCCGTCGTCGAGGCGCTGGCCGAACGCGGCGACCTGTCCCCGGCGGAGCTCGCCGAGGCGACGGGGCTCCCCCGGCCGAGCGTCTACCGGTTCATCGACGGGTTGAAGGCGGTCGGCATGGCGACCACCACGGACGAGAACCGCGCGCGCCTGAGCGTGAAGTGGCTGCACCTCGCCGATGCGGCCCGCGATGCCATGACCGAGTGGTCGTCGGCACGCCGGGTCCTCGACGACCTCGCCGAGCGCACCGAGCAGACGGCCTTCCTCACCGTGCCGCGCGGCGACGAGGCGGTCTGCATCGACTGGGCGCCAGGACGCGGGATCGGGGTCCTGACGCTGGCACCGGGTCGCTCGCTGCCGCTGTACGCCGGCGGAGCCGGTCGCCTCGTGCTCGCGTTCGCCCGGGACGTCGACGACTACCTCGCGAACGGGCCGGATCGTCGGCCGCTCACGACCGAGACGATCGTCGAGGCCGACGCACTGCGGGCCGACGTCGAGCGGACACGCGAGCAGGGACACACCCTCTCGCTCGACGACGCCACGATCGGCATCGGAGCCCTCGCGTTCCCCGTGCTCGGCACCGACGGGACACTGCTCGGGTGCCTGTCCGTGGCGGGACGGTCGGTCGACATCCGCGAGCGCCGGCGGGAGTTCACCGATGCCGCACGCGCCGCCGTGGCGGAACTGACGAGCGGGGCCACCAGCGAACTGGCGACCCCGCTCACCTAG
- a CDS encoding IclR family transcriptional regulator, with translation MADEAADDGGIEILSKAGAIIDALTETKVLTVSAIADAVEEPTSSTYRLLQSLIAMGWVDPAPARGTYRLGLACMQIGGVLEDSLDVRGLALPRMRALRSTAGVAALLCYRRGTRAVCVERIEGHDVRSVAMQVGDSLPLHVGGAPRALLASLPTGERRAVVDELLAGGDQQYPVPPAADLDAELRATRDRGYARSDQDVTIGIAAFGSPVFNHRGELVAAVSISGLRERLVGREDELAALVVATAADISADLGFEGAGRG, from the coding sequence ATGGCAGACGAGGCCGCCGACGACGGCGGGATCGAGATCCTCAGCAAGGCGGGTGCGATCATCGACGCGCTCACGGAGACGAAGGTCTTGACCGTGAGCGCGATCGCCGATGCGGTCGAGGAGCCGACGAGCTCGACGTACCGCCTCCTGCAGAGCCTCATCGCGATGGGCTGGGTCGACCCCGCCCCGGCACGCGGCACCTACCGCCTCGGACTGGCGTGCATGCAGATCGGCGGCGTCCTCGAGGACTCGCTCGACGTGCGCGGGCTGGCGCTCCCGCGCATGCGCGCGCTCCGCTCCACGGCCGGCGTGGCGGCACTCCTCTGCTACCGCCGCGGCACCCGTGCCGTCTGCGTCGAACGCATCGAGGGACACGACGTCCGGTCCGTCGCCATGCAGGTGGGCGACTCGCTCCCGCTGCACGTGGGTGGCGCGCCACGGGCACTCCTCGCGTCCCTGCCGACGGGGGAACGGCGCGCCGTGGTCGACGAACTCCTCGCCGGCGGCGATCAGCAGTACCCGGTGCCGCCCGCGGCAGACCTGGACGCCGAACTGCGCGCGACGCGGGACCGCGGGTACGCACGTTCCGACCAGGACGTGACGATCGGCATCGCGGCCTTCGGCAGCCCGGTGTTCAACCACCGGGGCGAGCTCGTCGCGGCGGTCTCGATCAGCGGGCTCCGGGAACGACTCGTCGGGCGCGAGGACGAGCTCGCCGCCCTCGTCGTGGCGACCGCAGCGGACATCAGCGCCGACCTGGGGTTCGAAGGAGCAGGACGTGGCTGA